CTGGAAGAAAGTTATGGCGAAGATCCATACCTGGTAGCCAGTATGGGCATTGCCCTGGCAAAAGGTATTCAGCAGGATGGAAAGGTTGCCTCCACAGCGAAACATTTTGCGGTGTACAGCGCCAATAAGGGCGCCCGGGAAGGACAGGCCCGCACAGACCCGCAGGTAGCGCCGCGCGAAGTAGAGAATCTCCTGTTGTATCCTTTCAAGAAAGTAATAAAAGAAGCAGGCATCATGGGTGTAATGAGCTCGTACAACGATTACGACGGTATTCCTGTTTCGGGCAGTAATTACTGGCTCATCCAGCGCCTGCGGGTGGAGATGGGTTTTACCGGTTATGTAGTGAGCGACAGCGATGCCCTTGAGTACCTTGCCACCAAACACCATGTGGCTGCTAATTTAAAGGAAGCCGTTTTCCAGGCATTTATGGCGGGCATGAACGTGCGTACCACATTCAAGGCGCCGGATAGCATTATCATCTACCTGCGTCAGTTGGTGAAAGAAGGCCGCATACCCATGGATACCATCAATCACCGCGTGGCAGATGTGTTGCGCGTGAAATTCCGGTTGGGCTTGTTCGATCATCCGTATGTGGAGAGTGCAGCAGAAACCCGCAAAGTAGTAAACAGCGATGCCAGTCAGCAGATAGCCTTGCAGGCATCCCGCGAAAGTGTGGTGCTGTTGAAAAACAATAACAATATTCTTCCCCTGGTAAAAAGCCTGGATAAAATAGCCGTAGTAGGGCCCAACGCCACCGACGACGATTATGCGCATACGCATTATGGTCCGTTGGGGTCGCCCAGCGTAAATGTCTTACAGGGCATTCAGGCAAAGCTGGGCGCCGGTAAAGTATTATATGCAAAAGGTGTTGACCTGGTTGATAAAAACTGGCCGGAAAGTGAAATACTGCCCGAGCCAATGGATGCCGGCGAACAGGCCATGCTCGATTCTGCCGTAAATATTACCAAACAGGCGCAAATGGCGATTGTTGTTTTAGGCGGAAATACGCGTACTGCCGGCGAAAGCAAGAGCCGTACCGATCTCGATCTGCCCGGCCACCAGTTGGAACTGGTAAAAGCCATCAAAGCAACCGGCAAACCTGTGGTGGTAGTATTGCTCGGCACCCAACCCATGACCATTAACTGGATTGACAAGTACATCGATGGGATCGTATATGCAGGTTATCCAGGCGTAAAAGGCGGAATTGCCGTAGCCGATGTGTTGTTTGGTGATTACAATCCGGGTGGCAAGCTTACGCTTACCTGGCCAAAATCGGTTGGACAAATACCATTGAATTTCCCCAGCAAACCCGGTGCGCAGTCGGACGAGGGGGAACATGCAAAAATAAAAGGCCTGTTGTATCCCTTTGGTTTTGGCTTAAGCTATACCAGCTTTGGTTACACTAACCTGAAAATAAGCACCGGTAAAACGGCCGCCGATCCTGTTGCCGTAACCGTTGATGTTACCAATACCGGCAAGCTGGCCGGCGATGAAGTGGTGCAATGTTACATTCGTGATGTATTGAGTTCGGTAACCACGTACGAAAAGTTGTTGAAAGGCTTTGAACGCGTGCACCTGCAGGCCGGTGAAACCAAAACAATTTCCTTTACCATTCCACGTGAGGAGTTGAAATTATATAACCGTGAAATGAAATTTGTGCTGGAGCCCGGTGAGTTCAGCGTAATGATCGGTGGTTCCTCATCGGACATCAAACAAAAGGAAAGTTTCTTTATAAAATAGGGTAGTAAGCATACAAATTGAAATGGTCCGCCGCGTGGCGGACCGTTTTTGTTTATATACCTTTCTGTTTTGGCATAATTCACCCCTAAGTTGTCATTTTTACCCCGCATCAGATCCCGCCGGGAATTTTAGTTTTGTATTGTCAATAACAATTAAACTAAAAATTATCCAGCGTTATGAATCTACTCAAAACACGTACGCCACTCAGATCGGTACTACTGGTTGCAATTATGTTTGCCTCCTTCGTTTCAAACGCACAACAAACCAAACCTTCCGGCAGTGGTTACGCATCTGTTAATGGCGGTAAAGTGTATTACGAAGTATATGGTGAGGGTAAGCCGCTTGTTTTATTGCATGTGCCGTAGCGCCCGACAAAACAAAATGGACAAAGTTCCTGGAGCAGATGATTGCCTTTGCCGGCGTGCCCTTTGACCTGGGTGATGCCAATATTGCAAAGATCACTGCACCCGTATTACTGATCTCCGGCGACAATGACGGGCTGGATAAAATTGAACTGATAAAAACATATAAGCTATTGGGTGGTACGGTATGTGCTGATTTTGTAGGAATGCCAAAATCGCAGCTGGCCATTGTTCCATCACAAAGCCATGTGAGCCTGATGATGCAGACAACGACAATTTTAACCTGCCTGAACGGTTTTTTAAAGTAGCATAACCACTTTTATCTTAATTATAAAAAAGCAAATACAATGAGAAAAATAATTGTTTTTTCAATGATCACCTTAGATGGTGTAATGCAGGCCCCGGGCGGCCGGGAAGAAGACACCGCAGGCGGCTTTAAATTTGGCGGCTGGACAGCCCCTTACAGCGACGAGGTTTTTGGCAGGGTCTTACAGGAGGAGTTGAAACCGGCAGATTATCTTTTGGGCAGAAAAACATTCGAGCTGTGGGAAAGCTACTGGCCGCAGCATGCAGACTTTTGGCCAGCTATCAATGAGGGCGCCAAATATGTGTTTTCGCAAACCAGGGATCAATCAGATTGGAAGCACAGTAATTTCCTCAGGAGTGTGGAAGATCTCAAAAAGCTGAAGCATTCGGACG
The Niastella koreensis GR20-10 genome window above contains:
- a CDS encoding glycoside hydrolase family 3 N-terminal domain-containing protein; translation: MKGRKYPLFALLALLGVASFKPLTSIYKDGWIDLNKNGKKDIYEDPKQSVNARTADLLSKMTLDEKTCQMATLYGWHRVLKDSLPTDSWKNAIWKDGIANIDEHLNGFAGWGKTAPIDLVKDMEKHVWAMNETQRFFIEQTRLGIPADFTNEGIRGVEAYEATGFPTELNMGMTWNKELVHQEGIITGREARALGYTNVYAPIMDVARDQRWGRLEESYGEDPYLVASMGIALAKGIQQDGKVASTAKHFAVYSANKGAREGQARTDPQVAPREVENLLLYPFKKVIKEAGIMGVMSSYNDYDGIPVSGSNYWLIQRLRVEMGFTGYVVSDSDALEYLATKHHVAANLKEAVFQAFMAGMNVRTTFKAPDSIIIYLRQLVKEGRIPMDTINHRVADVLRVKFRLGLFDHPYVESAAETRKVVNSDASQQIALQASRESVVLLKNNNNILPLVKSLDKIAVVGPNATDDDYAHTHYGPLGSPSVNVLQGIQAKLGAGKVLYAKGVDLVDKNWPESEILPEPMDAGEQAMLDSAVNITKQAQMAIVVLGGNTRTAGESKSRTDLDLPGHQLELVKAIKATGKPVVVVLLGTQPMTINWIDKYIDGIVYAGYPGVKGGIAVADVLFGDYNPGGKLTLTWPKSVGQIPLNFPSKPGAQSDEGEHAKIKGLLYPFGFGLSYTSFGYTNLKISTGKTAADPVAVTVDVTNTGKLAGDEVVQCYIRDVLSSVTTYEKLLKGFERVHLQAGETKTISFTIPREELKLYNREMKFVLEPGEFSVMIGGSSSDIKQKESFFIK
- a CDS encoding alpha/beta fold hydrolase; this translates as MNLLKTRTPLRSVLLVAIMFASFVSNAQQTKPSGSGYASVNGGKVYYEVYGEGKPLVLLHVP
- a CDS encoding alpha/beta hydrolase yields the protein MIAFAGVPFDLGDANIAKITAPVLLISGDNDGLDKIELIKTYKLLGGTVCADFVGMPKSQLAIVPSQSHVSLMMQTTTILTCLNGFLK
- a CDS encoding dihydrofolate reductase family protein, which encodes MRKIIVFSMITLDGVMQAPGGREEDTAGGFKFGGWTAPYSDEVFGRVLQEELKPADYLLGRKTFELWESYWPQHADFWPAINEGAKYVFSQTRDQSDWKHSNFLRSVEDLKKLKHSDGGDIHVWGSSELIQLLLKHDLADELRLKIYPLILGEGKKLFRNGAIPAAYTLSESQVTTKGVIVAYYKRAGEVVTGNVGA